One genomic region from Sphingobacterium sp. UGAL515B_05 encodes:
- the der gene encoding ribosome biogenesis GTPase Der → MANIVAIVGRPNVGKSTLFNRLTESRKAIVDDFSGVTRDRHYETAEWIGKKFTVIDTGGFVHGSDDVFEEAIRDQVYIAIEEASVVIFMVDVTTGITDLDDEIADILRRSSKPVYVVANKVDHAKLHHESAEFYAFGLGEVFNISSATGSGTGELLDAVVSHFEVEEEEEESLPKYTIVGRPNVGKSSLTNALIGKDRNIVTPMAGTTRDSIRIHYNQYGHNFLLIDTAGLRRKSKVNEDIEFYSVMRTIKALEDSDVTILMLDAQDGLEAQDVNIFNLAEKNRKGIVIVVNKWDLIEKDNKTMKAFEDRIKEKIAPFTDVPIIFTSVTEKQRVLKVLEVADKVYANKTKKIPTSKLNEVMLDIIENYPPPSLKGKYIKIKYATQLPGRTPMFAFFCNLPQYIKDPYKRFIENKLRENFDFTGVPIQIYFRQK, encoded by the coding sequence ATGGCAAATATTGTTGCAATTGTTGGTCGTCCAAATGTTGGTAAATCTACCTTATTCAATCGTCTTACAGAAAGTAGAAAGGCGATTGTTGATGACTTTAGCGGGGTGACGCGCGACCGTCATTATGAAACAGCCGAGTGGATCGGAAAGAAATTTACAGTAATTGATACAGGTGGTTTTGTACATGGTTCGGATGATGTCTTTGAAGAGGCTATTCGCGATCAGGTCTATATCGCTATTGAAGAAGCTTCAGTCGTTATATTCATGGTGGATGTCACAACTGGTATTACCGACCTGGATGACGAAATCGCTGATATTCTGAGAAGAAGCTCCAAACCTGTGTATGTCGTGGCCAATAAAGTCGATCACGCAAAATTGCACCATGAATCGGCAGAGTTTTATGCCTTTGGTTTAGGAGAGGTCTTCAATATCTCGTCGGCTACAGGATCGGGTACAGGTGAACTGTTGGATGCTGTGGTTTCTCATTTCGAAGTGGAGGAGGAAGAAGAAGAATCCTTACCGAAATATACCATCGTAGGCCGCCCGAATGTGGGTAAATCTTCCTTGACAAATGCATTGATCGGCAAAGATCGCAATATTGTAACGCCAATGGCCGGGACAACACGTGATTCAATCCGTATACATTACAATCAATATGGACATAACTTTTTATTGATCGATACTGCAGGTCTTCGTCGTAAGTCCAAAGTAAATGAAGATATTGAGTTTTATTCGGTGATGCGTACCATCAAAGCCTTGGAAGATTCTGATGTGACGATTTTAATGTTGGACGCACAGGATGGATTAGAAGCGCAGGATGTTAATATTTTCAACCTGGCAGAGAAGAACCGTAAAGGTATCGTAATTGTTGTCAACAAGTGGGATTTGATCGAAAAGGACAACAAAACAATGAAGGCTTTTGAAGATCGCATCAAAGAGAAAATAGCACCATTTACAGATGTGCCTATTATCTTTACTTCCGTGACCGAAAAACAACGTGTTCTTAAGGTGTTGGAAGTTGCCGACAAGGTATATGCCAACAAGACAAAGAAGATCCCTACGTCCAAGTTGAATGAAGTGATGCTGGATATTATCGAGAATTATCCACCGCCATCCTTAAAGGGTAAATATATCAAAATTAAATATGCAACACAGTTGCCAGGACGGACACCGATGTTTGCATTCTTCTGTAATCTGCCACAATATATCAAAGATCCGTACAAACGTTTTATTGAAAACAAATTGCGTGAGAACTTTGACTTTACAGGTGTGCCAATTCAAATATATTTCAGACAAAAATAG
- a CDS encoding DUF4440 domain-containing protein, with the protein MNFWNRLSVVAFMSVAGTTLYAQIPEKVGSLLQADKDAAALAKASTPHQAFLSIIDKESTFYVPSAVNAYNYLNNRPNIPDVLNWQPTFALIAKSQEFGVTSGSMDFQKVGARLRHGEYLTVWKRNKKGKWLVDIRAEVENNGKDGEFDLEYIEPTDSWYLKHRSKVRLNQREDIVLETDKLMSTVLKADNPTAYKEFLSEDVRFLFPWTSPMEGKAEMMAYLKKQRMTVETVPEEVKRSYSGDFAYTKGTATVRQKDKVVKYNYIRIWQLSELAKDDVKKANWNILIEMMFEK; encoded by the coding sequence ATGAATTTTTGGAATAGGCTATCCGTCGTCGCATTCATGAGTGTTGCTGGTACAACGCTATATGCGCAGATACCTGAGAAAGTTGGAAGCCTATTGCAGGCCGATAAGGATGCTGCTGCATTGGCTAAAGCCTCTACACCGCACCAGGCGTTTCTTTCGATCATTGATAAGGAATCTACGTTTTACGTCCCATCGGCAGTAAATGCTTATAACTATCTTAATAATAGACCAAATATTCCCGATGTTTTAAATTGGCAACCTACGTTTGCGTTGATTGCTAAAAGTCAGGAGTTTGGTGTGACTTCGGGGTCTATGGACTTTCAGAAAGTAGGTGCAAGATTGCGTCATGGGGAATACCTGACTGTGTGGAAACGCAATAAGAAGGGTAAGTGGCTGGTCGATATCCGTGCTGAAGTTGAAAATAACGGGAAGGATGGGGAATTTGATCTTGAATATATCGAACCTACCGACTCGTGGTATCTGAAGCATCGCTCTAAAGTGCGATTGAATCAGCGTGAAGATATTGTCCTGGAGACAGACAAATTGATGTCAACAGTTTTGAAAGCCGATAACCCAACCGCATATAAGGAGTTTTTAAGTGAGGATGTCCGGTTTTTGTTCCCTTGGACCAGTCCGATGGAAGGAAAAGCCGAAATGATGGCTTATCTCAAAAAACAACGGATGACGGTAGAAACAGTGCCCGAAGAAGTAAAACGTTCGTATAGTGGCGATTTTGCCTATACCAAGGGAACTGCAACGGTGCGACAAAAGGATAAGGTTGTGAAGTATAATTATATTCGTATCTGGCAACTGAGTGAATTGGCGAAAGATGATGTGAAGAAAGCGAACTGGAATATTCTGATCGAGATGATGTTTGAAAAATAA
- the cysS gene encoding cysteine--tRNA ligase has protein sequence MDHNLYLYNTLSRTKEKFEPIHPNLVGMYVCGPTVYSDVHLGNCRTFVSFDLIFRYLRHLGYKVRYVRNITDAGHLEGDRDEGDDKFAKKAKLEQLEPMEIVQKYTIGFHDVLRLFNTLPPSIEPTATGHISEQIEMIEQIIANGYAYERNGTVYFDVEKYVETYDYTILTNRKLEDMLNNTRELSGQDEKKGRLDFALWIKAKPETIMRWPAPWSVGFPGWHIECSAMSRKYLGDQFDIHGGGMDLAATHHTNEIAQSEACNHTSPAKYWMHTNMLTVNGARMSKSAGNGFLPGELFTGNHPLLNRGYSPMAVRFFMLQAHYRSTLDFSNEALDAADKGYKRLMTAISLLDKLKVSKGADSFNLAEIRRKCYAAMDDDFNSPVLIAELFEIVRIINSIYDGKAKVTAEGLEGLQVFMKEFVEDILGLRNDQTSASDDIDDVMNLVIKLRNEAKANKDFVTSDRIRDELNSIGIQLKDSKEGTLWNKI, from the coding sequence ATGGACCATAATCTCTATTTATACAATACGCTTTCGCGAACAAAAGAAAAATTCGAACCTATTCATCCCAATCTCGTTGGTATGTACGTATGTGGACCCACAGTGTACAGTGATGTGCATTTGGGAAACTGTCGAACGTTTGTGTCTTTTGATTTGATTTTTAGATACTTGCGTCATCTTGGTTATAAAGTGCGTTACGTGCGCAATATTACCGATGCGGGGCACTTGGAAGGCGATCGTGATGAAGGGGATGACAAGTTTGCAAAAAAAGCAAAATTGGAGCAGTTGGAACCGATGGAAATCGTTCAAAAGTATACGATAGGTTTTCATGACGTATTGCGTCTTTTTAATACATTGCCGCCTAGTATTGAGCCTACTGCGACAGGTCATATTTCCGAGCAGATCGAAATGATCGAACAGATTATAGCGAATGGCTATGCCTATGAGCGGAATGGTACGGTTTATTTTGATGTTGAAAAATATGTTGAAACATACGATTATACGATATTGACCAATCGTAAATTGGAGGATATGCTCAATAATACCCGTGAATTGAGCGGTCAGGATGAGAAAAAGGGGCGTTTGGATTTTGCCTTGTGGATCAAAGCAAAACCTGAAACGATTATGCGTTGGCCTGCACCTTGGAGCGTTGGCTTTCCGGGTTGGCACATTGAATGTTCGGCCATGAGCAGAAAGTACTTAGGTGATCAGTTTGATATTCACGGTGGTGGAATGGATTTGGCAGCTACACATCATACCAATGAAATTGCACAGTCTGAAGCATGTAACCATACGAGCCCTGCCAAATATTGGATGCACACGAATATGTTGACTGTAAATGGTGCACGTATGTCCAAATCTGCCGGAAATGGATTTTTACCGGGCGAGCTATTTACTGGAAATCATCCCTTATTGAATAGAGGTTATTCGCCGATGGCCGTACGCTTCTTTATGTTGCAGGCACATTATAGGAGTACGTTGGATTTCTCCAATGAGGCATTGGATGCGGCCGACAAGGGATATAAAAGACTCATGACTGCGATCAGTCTTTTAGACAAATTGAAGGTGTCTAAAGGTGCTGATTCATTCAATTTAGCTGAAATCCGCCGCAAGTGTTACGCAGCTATGGATGACGACTTTAATAGCCCTGTACTCATTGCCGAACTGTTTGAAATTGTACGTATCATCAACTCGATTTATGATGGTAAAGCGAAAGTAACGGCAGAAGGATTGGAAGGTCTTCAAGTATTCATGAAAGAATTTGTTGAGGATATCCTAGGGCTTAGAAATGATCAGACTTCAGCATCCGATGATATCGATGACGTCATGAATCTGGTCATTAAACTACGTAACGAAGCCAAAGCAAATAAAGACTTCGTCACCTCAGATCGTATTCGTGATGAGCTTAATTCTATTGGAATTCAATTGAAAGATAGCAAAGAAGGAACACTTTGGAATAAGATTTGA